The following coding sequences are from one Arthrobacter crystallopoietes window:
- a CDS encoding iron ABC transporter substrate-binding protein, translating into MKIRFPQLSAAAIVAAAALTLSACGSGSASPAPEGSTAAAAGEITVYNAQHESMTQAWVDAFEAETGIKVNVRQGKDTEMSNQIIAEGEASPADVFITENSPAMTQVENAGLFADISSTVQENVPEQYRPSSNKWSGVAARSTVFVYNKDAVKEADLPASIMDLADEKWAGKWGAAPGGADFQAIVSAMLELEGEEATAEWLKAMKENAKAYPKNGAAMKAVNTGEVDGAVIYHYYYTADQAETAENSGNVAPHYFKNQDPGAFVSVSGGGVLKSSKHPEEAMQFLEFITSKQGQESLATGSDYEYPVGKDVTPRDGLVPLEELAAPSVDAAKLNSQKVVELMTDAGLL; encoded by the coding sequence ATGAAGATCCGATTTCCGCAGCTTTCAGCAGCCGCCATCGTCGCCGCCGCTGCACTGACTCTGTCCGCCTGTGGCTCCGGTTCCGCGTCGCCGGCCCCCGAAGGATCTACCGCGGCCGCAGCCGGTGAAATCACCGTCTACAACGCCCAGCACGAATCGATGACCCAGGCCTGGGTGGACGCGTTCGAGGCCGAGACCGGCATCAAGGTCAACGTCCGCCAGGGCAAGGACACCGAGATGAGCAACCAGATCATCGCCGAGGGGGAGGCCTCTCCCGCCGATGTCTTCATCACCGAGAATTCACCGGCCATGACGCAGGTGGAAAACGCCGGTCTCTTTGCCGACATCTCGTCCACAGTGCAGGAGAACGTGCCCGAACAGTACCGGCCGTCGTCGAACAAGTGGTCGGGCGTCGCCGCGCGGTCCACGGTCTTTGTCTACAACAAGGACGCCGTGAAGGAAGCCGATCTGCCGGCGTCGATCATGGATCTGGCCGATGAGAAGTGGGCCGGAAAGTGGGGAGCGGCTCCGGGCGGAGCGGACTTCCAGGCCATCGTCTCCGCCATGCTGGAGCTTGAGGGCGAAGAGGCCACCGCAGAATGGCTCAAGGCCATGAAGGAGAACGCCAAGGCCTACCCGAAGAACGGCGCTGCCATGAAGGCCGTCAACACCGGGGAGGTCGACGGCGCCGTCATCTACCACTACTACTACACCGCGGACCAGGCCGAGACGGCGGAGAACTCCGGCAATGTCGCCCCGCACTACTTCAAGAACCAGGATCCGGGCGCCTTTGTCAGCGTCTCCGGCGGCGGGGTCCTGAAATCCTCCAAGCACCCGGAAGAGGCGATGCAGTTCCTGGAGTTCATCACTTCCAAGCAGGGCCAGGAGTCGCTGGCCACCGGTAGCGACTACGAGTACCCGGTGGGCAAGGACGTCACCCCGCGCGACGGACTCGTCCCCCTCGAGGAGCTCGCAGCTCCCTCCGTCGACGCCGCCAAGCTGAACAGCCAGAAGGTTGTCGAGCTCATGACGGATGCTGGCCTGCTGTAG
- a CDS encoding glycoside hydrolase family 76 protein, which yields MVAESSKLPGEHPPPPRFAAGRADEAAAAVIRHFGQRLLGLPFTHLGAVARPRQNYLPLVGPWHYWWQAHYLDCLVDAGRRELERQQHYDGGFGVSAGQLGARLLRSIKWRNCFRFTNSYYDDMAWLALAVGRLDSLAAAAGKPRFRNRAAARALLPALESAHTADLGGGLFWNTKRDFKNTPATAPAALHFARIGQTDRAAALLDWLDDKLYDGASGLYQDGLRIVNGEPVLVPDIYSYNQGPVLAALLELGRDADLQRAADLIKAVAAGLTTDHDGLPVLRTHSDGDGGLFTGILARYLAVAANSERLPADVREQARLLVANTAGAFWSGRRLENHRTWEVLVFSKDPALPAKTTYPPGERVQLSTQLQAWMTLEAAASVA from the coding sequence ATGGTCGCAGAGTCCAGCAAGCTTCCCGGCGAACACCCGCCCCCGCCCAGATTCGCCGCCGGCCGGGCGGACGAGGCCGCCGCCGCTGTCATCCGGCACTTCGGCCAGCGCCTGCTGGGCCTTCCGTTCACCCACCTCGGTGCGGTAGCCAGGCCGCGGCAGAACTATCTGCCGCTGGTCGGGCCGTGGCATTACTGGTGGCAGGCGCACTATCTGGACTGCCTGGTGGATGCCGGCCGGCGCGAACTCGAACGCCAGCAGCATTACGACGGCGGGTTCGGCGTCAGCGCCGGCCAGCTCGGGGCGCGCCTGCTGCGCAGCATCAAGTGGCGCAACTGCTTCCGGTTCACCAACTCCTACTATGACGACATGGCCTGGCTGGCGCTGGCCGTCGGGCGCCTGGACTCGCTGGCCGCTGCGGCGGGCAAGCCGCGGTTCCGCAACCGGGCCGCTGCCCGCGCCTTGCTGCCGGCACTGGAATCCGCCCATACCGCGGACCTGGGCGGCGGCCTGTTCTGGAACACGAAGCGCGATTTTAAGAACACCCCTGCCACGGCCCCGGCAGCCCTCCACTTTGCCCGCATCGGCCAGACGGACCGCGCGGCGGCCCTGCTGGACTGGCTGGACGACAAGCTTTACGACGGCGCTTCCGGGCTGTACCAGGACGGGCTACGTATTGTGAACGGAGAGCCGGTGCTGGTGCCGGACATCTACAGCTACAACCAGGGCCCGGTGCTGGCGGCGCTGCTGGAACTGGGCCGGGATGCGGACCTGCAGCGTGCCGCGGACCTGATCAAGGCGGTGGCCGCGGGGCTCACTACGGACCATGACGGCCTGCCCGTGCTGCGCACCCACAGCGACGGCGACGGCGGACTGTTCACCGGGATCCTGGCGCGCTACCTGGCCGTTGCGGCCAACTCGGAGCGGCTGCCCGCCGATGTCCGGGAGCAGGCACGCCTGCTGGTAGCCAACACCGCCGGGGCGTTCTGGTCCGGCCGCCGGCTGGAGAACCACCGTACGTGGGAAGTGCTGGTGTTTTCCAAGGATCCGGCCCTGCCGGCCAAGACCACCTATCCCCCGGGCGAGCGCGTGCAGCTTTCCACCCAGCTGCAGGCTTGGATGACGCTCGAAGCCGCCGCCTCCGTCGCCTGA
- a CDS encoding 3-hydroxyacyl-CoA dehydrogenase: MEIANSVALVTGGASGLGAATARRLYDAGASVVLVDLPGSAGAEYAAELGERAVFAPADVTSEEDVQAAVDAAVSLGPLRVVVNCAGVATPGKVLGRGGVLPLENFSKVVQINLVGTFNVIRLAAAAMAETEPVSTELGGPERGVIINTASVAAFDGQIGQPAYAASKGAVAAMTLPIARELARSLIRVVTIAPGIFETPMMAGLPQEAQDSLGQQVPHPSRLGRPAEYANLAAHIIDNAMLNGEVIRLDGAIRMAPR; encoded by the coding sequence GTGGAGATTGCCAATTCCGTTGCGCTCGTGACCGGGGGTGCGTCCGGCCTGGGAGCTGCCACCGCCCGCCGCTTGTACGACGCCGGTGCCTCCGTGGTGCTCGTTGACCTTCCGGGATCCGCAGGGGCTGAGTATGCGGCGGAACTGGGGGAGCGGGCCGTCTTCGCGCCGGCCGACGTGACCAGCGAAGAGGACGTGCAGGCGGCGGTCGATGCGGCCGTTTCGCTCGGCCCGCTGCGCGTCGTCGTCAATTGTGCCGGAGTCGCCACCCCGGGCAAGGTGCTGGGACGCGGCGGCGTGCTGCCGCTGGAAAACTTCAGCAAGGTAGTGCAGATCAACCTCGTCGGCACCTTCAACGTGATCCGCCTGGCCGCCGCCGCCATGGCCGAAACGGAACCGGTCAGCACGGAACTCGGCGGGCCCGAGCGCGGCGTCATCATCAACACCGCGTCCGTGGCTGCCTTCGACGGGCAGATCGGCCAGCCCGCGTACGCCGCTTCCAAGGGAGCCGTGGCTGCCATGACGCTGCCGATCGCCCGCGAACTGGCGCGCTCGCTGATCCGCGTGGTCACCATTGCCCCGGGCATCTTCGAGACGCCGATGATGGCCGGACTGCCGCAGGAGGCGCAGGATTCGCTGGGCCAGCAGGTGCCGCATCCGTCCCGGCTGGGCCGGCCCGCCGAATATGCCAACCTCGCCGCGCACATCATCGACAACGCCATGCTCAACGGGGAAGTCATCCGGCTGGACGGCGCCATCCGGATGGCGCCGCGCTGA
- a CDS encoding acyl-CoA dehydrogenase family protein — MENIVNKVNMADLPRPDFYGFESLLSGRERLKLAQLREFLAAEVEPHAVDWWNRGRFPAELLPGLAGLELSTPVQQGFSHLFAGLVIAEMTRADTSIATFFMVHHDLFVQALYEFGSAEQKARLLEDALALRITGAFALTEPEHGSDVAGGMATTARREGGDWILNGAKRWIGNGTFCDYMLVWAREEDTNQVRGFIVDSKLEGFRAERIGNKISLRTVQNADIILDNVRVAEADRFAGISSFDDTKHLLRGSRIMVGWQAVGQQLAAYEVARRYALEREQFGRPIAGFQLIQDQLVRMLGNATASLGMLARVAQLQEETHAGPQGIRHSGADMAQAALAKSYTSARMRETVSLGRSILGGNGIVTDYLMAKIFSDAEAIYTYEGSYEINSLIVGRAVTGISAIA; from the coding sequence ATGGAGAATATTGTGAACAAAGTGAACATGGCGGACCTGCCGCGGCCGGACTTCTACGGGTTCGAGTCCCTGCTCAGCGGCCGGGAACGGCTGAAGCTGGCCCAGCTGCGCGAGTTCCTCGCCGCCGAGGTGGAACCGCATGCGGTGGACTGGTGGAACCGCGGCCGCTTTCCGGCGGAGCTGCTGCCGGGGCTGGCCGGGCTGGAGCTGAGCACGCCGGTCCAGCAGGGCTTCAGCCATCTCTTCGCCGGGCTGGTGATCGCCGAAATGACCCGGGCCGATACGTCCATCGCCACCTTCTTCATGGTCCACCACGACCTGTTTGTGCAGGCGTTGTACGAGTTCGGCAGCGCGGAGCAGAAGGCACGCCTGCTTGAGGACGCCCTGGCGCTGCGCATCACCGGCGCCTTCGCGCTGACCGAACCGGAGCACGGTTCCGATGTGGCCGGCGGCATGGCAACCACGGCGCGGCGCGAGGGCGGAGACTGGATCCTCAACGGGGCCAAGCGGTGGATCGGCAACGGCACCTTCTGCGACTACATGCTGGTCTGGGCGCGGGAAGAAGACACCAACCAGGTGCGCGGCTTCATTGTGGACTCGAAGCTGGAGGGGTTCCGGGCGGAGCGGATCGGCAACAAGATTTCCCTGCGCACGGTGCAGAACGCGGACATCATTCTGGACAACGTCCGCGTTGCGGAAGCGGACCGGTTCGCCGGGATCAGCAGCTTCGACGACACCAAACATCTCCTGCGCGGCTCGCGCATCATGGTGGGCTGGCAGGCCGTCGGCCAGCAGCTCGCGGCCTACGAGGTGGCCCGGCGGTATGCGCTCGAACGCGAGCAGTTCGGCCGCCCGATCGCCGGCTTCCAGCTGATCCAGGACCAGCTGGTGCGGATGCTCGGCAATGCCACGGCGTCGCTGGGCATGCTGGCCCGGGTCGCCCAGCTGCAGGAGGAGACCCATGCCGGCCCGCAGGGCATCCGGCACAGCGGGGCCGACATGGCACAGGCCGCGCTGGCCAAGTCCTATACCTCGGCGCGGATGCGTGAAACCGTCTCGCTGGGGCGGTCCATTCTCGGCGGAAACGGGATCGTGACCGATTACCTGATGGCCAAGATCTTCTCCGACGCCGAAGCGATCTACACCTACGAGGGCTCGTACGAGATCAACAGCCTGATTGTGGGCCGGGCAGTGACGGGGATATCCGCGATTGCCTGA
- a CDS encoding DUF1684 domain-containing protein, with amino-acid sequence MTSLENEVTTAEAEFGAWHRQRNDALAEDFGLLTLTSFQWLATEPSAVDLVPGLWSADRAVAALNAGASDGFRMYDGGTPVRGILTQTVAERGQKMWVRWCGGPEAVAVELARRDGRYLIRTRAASTPAQQNFSGVPVFDFDPDWIIKGSYVPFGSPQVARIATARSDTSLAAVLAGEITFNHQASNYRLLAEFEPGTGALRVTFHDATNGLGTADWRFLDLPPPALDGTVLLDFNRAQNYPFAFTGYAVCPAPVAANQLPFAVSAGEKLPA; translated from the coding sequence ATGACCAGCCTGGAAAACGAGGTCACTACGGCCGAAGCGGAGTTCGGTGCCTGGCACAGACAGCGCAACGATGCCTTGGCCGAGGATTTCGGGCTCCTGACCCTCACCTCGTTCCAGTGGCTCGCCACCGAACCGTCCGCCGTCGACCTTGTCCCCGGATTGTGGAGCGCCGACCGCGCGGTGGCGGCCCTGAACGCCGGTGCCTCGGATGGCTTCAGGATGTACGACGGCGGCACACCGGTCCGCGGGATCCTCACCCAGACGGTGGCCGAGCGCGGCCAGAAAATGTGGGTGCGCTGGTGCGGCGGTCCGGAAGCGGTGGCAGTGGAGCTGGCCAGGCGGGACGGCCGCTATCTCATCCGCACGCGAGCCGCCTCCACGCCGGCACAGCAGAATTTCAGCGGCGTGCCGGTCTTCGACTTCGATCCCGACTGGATCATCAAGGGCAGCTATGTTCCCTTTGGCTCGCCCCAGGTCGCACGGATCGCCACGGCCCGCAGCGATACCTCGCTCGCTGCAGTGCTGGCCGGCGAGATCACTTTCAACCACCAGGCCTCAAACTACCGGCTGCTGGCCGAATTCGAACCGGGCACGGGCGCACTGCGGGTGACCTTCCACGACGCGACCAATGGACTTGGTACGGCAGACTGGCGCTTCCTCGACCTGCCGCCGCCTGCGCTGGACGGTACGGTACTGCTGGATTTCAACCGCGCGCAGAACTACCCGTTTGCCTTCACCGGGTACGCGGTCTGCCCGGCGCCGGTGGCGGCGAACCAGCTGCCCTTCGCCGTCAGCGCCGGGGAGAAACTGCCGGCCTGA
- a CDS encoding VOC family protein, with product MITSVHTLIYSDDPTATRAFLRDVLQWPSVPDAGSGDDWLIFKTGPSELGVHPTSGVWEGEEFSAPRHHQIALMCDDLAVTMSELESRGAGFSSESTDMGFGTGAMLQVPGADDILLYQPSHAPAFNL from the coding sequence ATGATCACTTCCGTGCACACGCTGATCTACTCCGATGATCCAACGGCTACCCGGGCGTTCCTGCGCGACGTACTGCAGTGGCCCTCGGTTCCCGACGCCGGCTCGGGCGATGACTGGCTGATTTTCAAGACTGGTCCGAGCGAACTGGGCGTGCATCCGACCAGCGGCGTCTGGGAAGGCGAGGAGTTTTCCGCCCCGCGCCACCACCAGATCGCCCTGATGTGCGACGATCTGGCGGTCACCATGTCCGAACTGGAAAGCCGCGGCGCGGGCTTCAGCTCAGAGTCAACGGACATGGGCTTCGGCACGGGCGCGATGCTGCAGGTGCCCGGCGCCGACGACATCCTGCTGTACCAGCCTTCGCACGCACCCGCGTTCAATCTGTAG